A genome region from Bacteroidota bacterium includes the following:
- a CDS encoding TonB-dependent receptor plug domain-containing protein: MSKYNIKYISILHISSLIVALSVFAVNRSYSQNFSDTVNLKEIIVFEKKLNDQTGLKTIKIDSSVLANSAGSSLDEILMKHSSISIKNYGNGAVSTSSFRGSGASHTKVLWNGVKINSPMLGQLDFSLLPAFFIDEILIYHGGVALGNNSGALAGSINMKSVADWKNKLSVDFAQIFGSFNTKKSIGSFSLGGKKFQSKTKILISNSTNNFKYQNLPFIGNEEIIQRQNSSFSQRSVVQEFYIKPNSKTLVSSAFWVQKAYREIPPKENESQKEDILRSYVEYKRFFEKSNICYRVSYIYDYMNFIDENLSIDSKNSSENFSNFIEYELNLLNYLKIHAGLSNSFYKTASTNYDRNFEQQIYSVFTGLDYELNEKQNLSLLVKHEIVDRAAIPLIFSFGYEYKILNNKDLLLKSNFSRNYHSPTLNDLYWSEFGNPNLENEEGYSGEIGLQFIDKKNKKLSFEMEFTSYASLIDNWIIWIPQNNGLWKPENLKQVYRHGFEATIGTFFKFKKFNIHINNFYLFCKSTNRKSIVANDNSLGKQLIYVPVHSFNSNLEIKYKSSFLKYSFNLEGKRYAQTDNSDNIEYFDYLPTYALSKISCGYELRRKNSIFSAQLDINNLCNKSYQMVLNYPMPLRNFSILIRYRMKKYN; this comes from the coding sequence TTGAGCAAGTATAATATCAAATATATAAGCATATTACACATATCATCTTTGATTGTTGCTTTAAGTGTTTTTGCTGTAAATCGCAGCTATTCGCAGAATTTTTCTGACACTGTAAATTTGAAAGAAATTATAGTTTTTGAAAAAAAATTGAACGACCAAACAGGTTTAAAAACCATAAAAATAGACAGTTCAGTTTTGGCAAACTCAGCTGGCAGTTCTCTCGACGAAATTCTGATGAAACATTCTTCAATAAGTATTAAAAACTATGGAAATGGTGCTGTTTCAACTAGCTCGTTTCGCGGTTCGGGAGCCTCCCATACAAAAGTTTTGTGGAATGGAGTGAAAATAAATTCGCCTATGTTAGGTCAGCTCGATTTTTCGCTATTACCGGCATTTTTCATCGATGAAATTTTAATTTATCATGGAGGCGTTGCACTTGGAAACAATTCGGGAGCACTGGCCGGATCAATCAATATGAAAAGTGTTGCAGACTGGAAAAACAAACTTAGTGTCGATTTTGCTCAAATATTTGGAAGTTTCAATACTAAAAAGTCAATAGGCAGCTTTTCGCTTGGAGGCAAAAAATTTCAATCAAAAACAAAAATTTTAATATCAAATTCTACCAATAATTTCAAGTATCAAAACCTTCCATTTATCGGAAATGAAGAAATAATTCAACGCCAAAATTCGAGTTTCTCGCAAAGATCAGTAGTTCAGGAATTTTATATAAAACCAAATTCTAAAACCCTTGTTTCATCAGCTTTTTGGGTGCAAAAAGCCTATAGGGAAATTCCTCCAAAAGAGAACGAATCGCAAAAAGAGGATATTCTAAGGTCGTATGTCGAATATAAACGTTTTTTTGAGAAATCGAATATATGTTACAGAGTATCATATATTTACGATTACATGAATTTTATAGATGAAAATTTATCTATTGATTCAAAAAATTCGTCTGAAAACTTTTCAAATTTCATTGAATATGAATTAAATTTATTGAATTATCTGAAAATTCATGCAGGATTAAGCAATAGCTTTTATAAAACAGCTTCAACAAATTATGATAGGAATTTTGAACAGCAGATTTATTCAGTTTTTACGGGGTTAGATTATGAACTAAATGAAAAGCAAAATCTAAGTTTACTTGTTAAACATGAAATTGTTGATAGGGCAGCAATTCCACTTATTTTTTCGTTTGGTTACGAATATAAAATTCTGAACAACAAAGATTTACTCTTAAAATCGAATTTTTCCAGAAATTATCATTCACCTACGCTTAACGATTTGTATTGGTCGGAGTTTGGCAATCCTAATTTGGAAAACGAAGAAGGATATTCCGGTGAAATTGGCTTACAGTTTATAGATAAAAAAAACAAGAAACTTAGTTTTGAAATGGAATTCACAAGCTATGCATCGCTTATTGATAATTGGATTATTTGGATTCCTCAAAACAACGGGTTGTGGAAACCGGAAAACTTAAAACAAGTTTACAGGCATGGCTTTGAGGCTACAATCGGCACTTTTTTTAAATTCAAAAAATTTAATATTCACATAAATAATTTTTATCTTTTTTGTAAATCAACAAACAGAAAAAGTATAGTAGCGAACGATAATTCTTTAGGAAAACAGTTAATTTATGTCCCTGTCCATAGTTTTAATTCAAATTTGGAAATAAAATATAAAAGTAGTTTTCTGAAATATTCTTTCAATCTAGAAGGAAAACGATATGCTCAGACCGATAATTCTGATAATATTGAATATTTCGACTATTTGCCAACATATGCACTAAGCAAAATTTCTTGTGGCTATGAACTAAGACGTAAGAATTCAATTTTTTCTGCACAACTGGATATCAATAATTTGTGTAACAAAAGTTATCAAATGGTTTTGAACTATCCTATGCCTTTGCGAAATTTTTCAATTCTAATTAGATATAGGATGAAAAAATATAACTAA
- a CDS encoding ABC transporter ATP-binding protein yields the protein MINVTNLSKIYGDTKVLDISELTINKNESFGLVGNNGAGKTTFFRLILDLIRANSGKVESNNVDVKKTNNWKYYTGSYLDQSFLIDFLTPEEYFEFISSVHGLSKGDITEFYNEFDEFFAGEILGKQKYIRDLSQGNRQKVGIAAALMQDPELLVLDEPFNGLDPSTQIRLINLLNEKRKTKNMTMLISSHDLNHVTEVCSRIAILEKGKIVNDLEKNENTLIELEKYFSV from the coding sequence ATGATAAATGTAACTAATTTAAGCAAAATTTATGGAGATACAAAAGTTCTGGACATCTCCGAATTAACAATAAATAAAAATGAATCTTTCGGTTTAGTTGGGAATAATGGAGCAGGAAAAACAACATTCTTTAGGTTGATACTCGATTTGATAAGAGCAAATTCAGGGAAAGTTGAGTCGAACAATGTTGATGTAAAAAAAACAAATAATTGGAAATATTATACTGGTTCATATCTCGACCAGAGTTTTCTAATTGATTTTCTTACACCGGAAGAATATTTCGAATTTATAAGCAGTGTTCACGGGCTTTCTAAAGGTGATATTACTGAATTTTACAATGAATTTGATGAGTTTTTTGCTGGCGAAATTTTAGGGAAACAAAAATATATTCGCGATTTGTCGCAAGGAAACCGCCAAAAAGTAGGAATAGCTGCGGCTTTGATGCAAGATCCTGAGCTTTTGGTTCTTGATGAACCATTCAATGGGCTTGATCCTTCAACTCAAATAAGGCTAATTAATCTTTTGAACGAAAAACGAAAAACGAAAAATATGACTATGTTAATTTCTAGCCATGATTTAAACCATGTTACTGAAGTTTGTAGTCGTATTGCAATTCTCGAAAAAGGAAAAATAGTCAACGATTTGGAAAAAAACGAAAACACTCTAATCGAACTTGAAAAATACTTTTCTGTTTGA
- a CDS encoding TIGR00730 family Rossman fold protein produces MTPNEDKIKRAFEKKNWNEIKTNDSWTIFKIMSEFVEGFEKLSKIGPCVTIFGSARTKEANKYYKLAEEIAFNLTKNGYGVITGGGPGIMEAANRGARRNNGKSVGINIDLPFEQESNPYIDNDKLINFNHFFVRKVMFMKYSQGFIVLPGGFGTFDELFEAITLIQTGKIGRFPIILVGKNYWEGLVSWIKNSVLAEEKNISPVDMNLFSIVETAEEAVKQINMFYSKYLLSPNF; encoded by the coding sequence ATGACACCAAATGAAGATAAGATAAAACGAGCTTTTGAAAAGAAAAACTGGAACGAGATAAAAACTAACGATTCGTGGACAATTTTCAAAATTATGTCCGAATTTGTTGAGGGTTTTGAGAAACTTTCTAAAATAGGACCATGTGTAACAATTTTTGGCTCAGCCAGAACCAAAGAAGCAAACAAATATTATAAATTAGCGGAAGAAATTGCATTCAATCTAACAAAAAATGGCTATGGAGTAATTACAGGAGGAGGTCCCGGAATTATGGAAGCAGCCAACAGAGGTGCAAGAAGAAACAATGGAAAATCTGTAGGAATCAATATTGATTTGCCTTTCGAGCAAGAATCCAATCCTTATATCGACAATGATAAACTCATAAATTTCAATCATTTTTTTGTCAGAAAAGTGATGTTTATGAAATATTCGCAAGGATTTATTGTTTTGCCCGGCGGATTTGGAACTTTCGACGAATTGTTTGAAGCAATCACATTGATACAAACAGGAAAAATTGGCCGATTTCCAATAATACTTGTAGGAAAAAATTATTGGGAAGGTTTAGTTTCCTGGATAAAAAATAGTGTTCTTGCCGAAGAAAAAAATATTAGTCCGGTTGATATGAATTTATTTAGTATCGTAGAAACTGCCGAAGAAGCAGTTAAACAAATAAATATGTTTTATTCTAAATATTTGCTTAGTCCGAATTTTTAG
- a CDS encoding T9SS type A sorting domain-containing protein — MVLPEVVAVELLLLELAQAILVEPEVVVEAMQEVAVVPDMGLLVMEAFHTVIQSVAQNGGEYLSGNGASNGTGGGGGGGGTYGSAELNRLYLGSGAGCGGRHDGYTPGFGGNGGGILIISTNILTNDGIISSNGNNGGNYSGYYTGGGGAGAGGSIILNGLEIDITSSVSATGGTGGTGYYGNPGGAGGNGRIRINYDSLSNSGTIDPIAFEAQFEFGVYHSTLMNTSNETVPYLVEAYYFDTVAVSSASLYYSINSGAYVQLAMTITGDTLTANIPAQVYATVIDYYISATNGTDIYFSPENAPTEFHSFSIDVFAPRHLSITDNLNGNIDLNWIEPVDLNNFSDYSIYRSEIFGFIPDSISLLANNFSDTFYTDNTVADFHKYHYKVAANYSMTSGNEFDYSEDSVYVNIDSITTIKGYAFLEGQTNHAGIKVKFHPISPSAVLDSVNTDALGYFEIHINPGTYDITYEKTNYQTYYIKENYSIIEDLDLEESTILYLGNVVSGAVSGVWNGIYSVVGDIYINNGDSLIIEEGSEIRFQNNYQFDINGYLAVDGISSNKVLFTSAPYHQIHNWGQWLGLDFNDVCDDNSYMNFAIVEYANHNIYTYAASPDFSNCEFRHASGNILYIEYYSHPTISNCLVWDGNDHGIYIYNYSNPNLNNIEIYDCIDYGIYIYNYSNPNLENIDVHDNTSYGIRIYNYCYNAKIIDSKIYSNGNDGLYIDYNYESSIDILNCEIYENGDDGVYIYDSDVNFEFCKIYKNIAQGFEINDYCDPVEIYDCEIYENNSYGIYSDYDNDVYVYRSFVHNNNGTGIYIEDDYTYYKIYKSIIAYNNGDGIYKRDPNMTIYIHYNTIYGNTADGIDMNNSTYEYIYDNIIVNNGQYGLRANTYIETFEYNNLFGNGSGEIYNLANVPINSWTFVSYNANGDDADIYLNISEEPYFVLTDSLDFQLQAISSCINVGDPTMLDPDGTVSDLGALYRDAGNPHAVNAVGYDDQEVSLNWETISLDSVLSYNVYYKIDTVLTYTYFNNTTDTFIDVTGLTNNALYDFTVTGVFANYESIYAPKASERPGIPDIILNPIAMNVTIPSAVDTLVENLQIINPGSRDLNIDFDFLNIPAGAAQFDGSGDYINIGDHSNYHNLSAITVECWVKKNNTGHTEIVSKSNNKFSIYIDDTQFGFYKNGSSYGSGYNMPNSEWHHLAVTWTGSNIIFYVNGIKQNEHTGVSSSTITSGYNLQLGRRGDYGAYYLNGNIIEVKIWNIARTQQEIISTMTSSLNGNESGLIGYWPLHENYNDYSTYGRNGSPSGNTYINSSSSILSENVSLLFRIPQNHYNISSGDTIQVPFSFPNYNTESIFTILPIFTDILTNSQIDYEILINYGENVPSSPVHFISVAANDFPYTLIITDAQLDGSTISIGDEIAVFDGSLCVGSGIFDGTFNFTLTCYEDTSGAGTAGFTDGNSMIFKIYDTSADLDATEVNAAYDIGDGTFGYGEFSALSLDGTVYQIQEVPVSGGMFSLISFNLLPRYPASSTIFGDLSTLGIVYTDAGAAMIPLYGINSIGDINFRDGFHLFSSDPDTIHFEGTLINPLEWNITVEANKWNSIAFLGQGALDITSAFPSEMVDSIDIVQTSTGQMWSPAYGINSIGNMLPGVGYQIALNSYTDYVFSYQTGGAISQSKSQTIEPEHFNFVKTGLPYSIIIENPKIEGEQLQIGDEIAVFDGNLCVGAVVYDGSERISLTAWERENTFNLPGFTKNNEIQIRIYSVQNNIEIEAEIIPMNERENNIIFKGENFSYISVDANEQIILNSSVQVYPNPFKTITQFNYFVSSESFVSIEIYDIAGTKVKTLISQKQEKGRYSIIWDGTNDSNNKLPNGYYLFEFNTFDTSQVNKLLLMK, encoded by the coding sequence ATGGTCTTGCCGGAGGTGGTGGCGGTGGAACTTCTACTGCTGGAATTGGCTCAAGCAATCTTGGTGGAGCCGGAGGTGGTGGTGGAGGCCATGCAGGAAGTGGCGGTGGTGCCGGATATGGGACTTTTGGTTATGGAGGCTTTTCATACAGTAATTCAATCTGTTGCACAAAATGGAGGTGAATATTTATCTGGAAATGGTGCTAGTAATGGTACTGGCGGCGGTGGCGGGGGTGGAGGAACCTATGGTTCAGCCGAATTAAATCGTCTTTATCTTGGTTCTGGTGCAGGATGTGGAGGCCGTCATGATGGATATACTCCAGGTTTTGGTGGAAATGGTGGTGGAATCCTTATAATTTCTACGAATATTTTAACAAATGATGGCATAATTTCAAGTAATGGAAACAATGGTGGTAATTATAGTGGTTATTATACTGGTGGCGGAGGTGCCGGAGCCGGTGGCTCTATTATTTTAAATGGTCTTGAAATTGATATTACAAGTTCTGTATCAGCTACTGGTGGAACCGGTGGAACCGGATATTATGGCAATCCGGGTGGTGCCGGAGGAAATGGAAGAATTAGAATCAATTATGATAGTCTAAGTAATTCAGGAACAATTGACCCTATTGCTTTTGAAGCGCAATTTGAATTTGGAGTTTATCATTCAACTTTAATGAATACAAGTAATGAAACAGTACCTTACTTGGTTGAGGCTTATTATTTTGATACAGTTGCAGTTAGCTCTGCAAGTTTGTATTATAGCATAAATTCAGGAGCTTATGTTCAGCTTGCAATGACTATTACAGGTGATACTTTGACGGCTAATATACCAGCTCAAGTTTACGCTACTGTAATAGATTATTACATTTCTGCAACAAATGGAACTGACATATATTTTTCTCCGGAAAATGCTCCTACTGAATTTCATTCATTTTCAATTGATGTATTTGCTCCAAGGCACTTATCAATAACAGATAATCTTAATGGGAATATCGACCTTAATTGGATAGAACCTGTAGATTTAAATAATTTCTCTGATTATTCAATTTACAGAAGTGAAATTTTTGGCTTCATTCCAGATTCAATTAGCCTTCTTGCAAATAATTTCTCAGATACTTTTTATACAGATAATACAGTAGCTGATTTTCATAAATACCATTATAAAGTAGCAGCAAATTATTCTATGACTTCAGGAAACGAGTTTGATTATTCTGAAGATTCAGTATATGTCAATATTGATTCTATTACCACTATAAAAGGATATGCTTTTCTTGAAGGACAGACGAACCATGCCGGAATAAAAGTTAAATTTCACCCTATAAGTCCATCAGCAGTTTTAGATAGTGTCAATACAGATGCTCTCGGATATTTCGAAATTCATATCAATCCGGGAACTTATGATATCACATACGAAAAGACTAATTATCAAACTTATTACATAAAAGAAAACTATTCGATTATCGAAGACCTTGACCTTGAAGAAAGCACAATCCTTTATCTCGGAAATGTTGTTTCAGGTGCAGTTTCGGGAGTTTGGAATGGAATTTATTCTGTTGTTGGCGACATTTATATAAACAATGGAGATTCTTTAATTATTGAGGAAGGCTCTGAAATTCGATTCCAGAATAATTACCAGTTTGATATAAATGGTTATCTTGCAGTTGATGGTATAAGTTCAAACAAAGTTCTCTTTACTTCTGCTCCCTACCATCAAATTCATAATTGGGGACAATGGTTAGGATTAGATTTTAATGATGTTTGCGATGATAATTCATATATGAATTTTGCAATTGTTGAATATGCAAATCACAATATATACACTTATGCAGCAAGCCCCGATTTTAGTAATTGCGAGTTCCGACATGCAAGCGGAAATATTCTATATATTGAATATTATTCTCATCCTACTATAAGCAATTGTTTGGTTTGGGATGGCAACGATCATGGCATTTATATTTATAATTATTCAAACCCAAACCTCAACAATATTGAGATCTATGATTGCATAGACTACGGAATTTACATTTACAATTACTCTAATCCAAATTTAGAAAATATTGATGTCCATGATAATACCTCCTATGGAATTCGAATATACAATTACTGTTATAATGCAAAGATTATCGATTCGAAAATTTACTCTAATGGAAATGATGGTTTATATATTGATTATAATTATGAATCAAGTATTGATATTTTGAATTGTGAAATATACGAAAATGGAGATGATGGAGTGTATATTTATGATTCTGATGTAAATTTCGAATTCTGCAAAATCTACAAAAACATTGCTCAAGGATTTGAAATTAATGACTATTGTGATCCTGTAGAAATTTATGATTGTGAGATTTATGAGAATAATAGTTATGGAATTTACTCAGATTATGACAACGATGTTTATGTTTACAGAAGCTTTGTACATAACAATAATGGAACAGGTATTTATATTGAGGATGATTATACTTATTATAAAATATATAAAAGTATTATTGCCTATAATAATGGAGATGGAATATATAAAAGAGACCCCAATATGACTATCTATATTCATTACAATACCATCTATGGAAATACTGCTGATGGAATAGATATGAACAATAGCACTTACGAATATATTTATGATAATATAATTGTAAATAATGGTCAATATGGCTTACGTGCAAACACTTATATTGAAACTTTTGAATACAATAATTTGTTTGGAAATGGAAGTGGTGAAATTTATAATTTGGCAAATGTTCCAATAAATAGCTGGACTTTCGTTTCATATAATGCAAATGGAGACGATGCAGATATTTATTTGAATATTTCGGAAGAACCATATTTTGTTCTAACCGATTCTCTTGATTTTCAGTTACAAGCAATTTCTTCATGTATAAATGTTGGAGATCCAACTATGCTTGATCCTGACGGAACAGTTTCAGATCTTGGTGCTTTATACCGAGATGCAGGAAATCCTCATGCAGTTAATGCAGTTGGATACGATGATCAGGAAGTTTCTTTAAACTGGGAAACTATTAGTCTTGATTCTGTTTTAAGCTACAATGTTTATTACAAAATTGATACTGTTCTTACTTATACATATTTTAATAATACTACCGATACATTTATTGATGTAACCGGATTAACAAATAATGCCTTATATGATTTTACTGTTACAGGAGTTTTTGCAAACTATGAATCAATTTATGCACCAAAAGCTTCGGAACGCCCCGGGATTCCTGATATTATTCTTAATCCTATTGCAATGAATGTAACCATTCCATCTGCTGTTGATACTCTTGTAGAAAATCTTCAAATAATAAATCCGGGCTCTAGAGATTTGAATATTGATTTTGATTTCTTAAATATACCAGCAGGTGCTGCTCAATTTGATGGTTCAGGAGATTATATTAACATTGGAGATCATTCCAATTATCACAACCTAAGTGCAATAACAGTTGAATGTTGGGTAAAAAAGAATAATACAGGACATACTGAAATTGTAAGTAAGAGTAATAATAAATTTTCAATTTATATTGACGATACTCAATTTGGTTTCTATAAAAACGGATCATCGTATGGTTCGGGATATAATATGCCAAATAGCGAATGGCATCACCTTGCTGTTACATGGACAGGAAGTAACATAATATTTTATGTTAACGGTATAAAACAAAATGAACATACAGGTGTTAGTTCAAGCACAATTACATCCGGTTACAATTTGCAGTTGGGACGTAGAGGTGATTATGGCGCCTATTATTTAAATGGAAATATTATAGAGGTAAAAATTTGGAACATTGCAAGAACTCAACAGGAAATTATTTCAACAATGACATCAAGTTTAAATGGAAATGAAAGCGGATTGATTGGATATTGGCCACTTCATGAGAATTATAATGATTATTCTACTTATGGAAGAAATGGTTCTCCTTCAGGAAATACTTATATAAATAGTAGCTCATCTATTTTGTCTGAAAATGTTTCTTTGTTGTTTAGAATCCCTCAAAATCATTATAATATAAGTTCAGGCGATACTATTCAAGTTCCTTTTAGTTTTCCGAATTATAATACAGAAAGTATTTTTACAATTTTACCTATTTTCACAGATATTCTAACAAATAGTCAAATTGATTATGAAATCCTAATAAATTATGGTGAAAATGTACCATCTTCTCCTGTTCATTTTATTTCGGTAGCAGCCAATGATTTTCCATATACCTTGATTATTACTGATGCTCAGCTTGATGGTTCAACTATAAGCATCGGCGATGAAATTGCAGTTTTTGACGGTAGCTTATGTGTTGGCTCAGGAATATTCGATGGAACTTTCAATTTTACATTGACTTGTTACGAAGATACTTCCGGTGCAGGAACAGCAGGTTTTACCGATGGAAATTCAATGATCTTTAAGATTTACGATACATCGGCAGATCTTGATGCAACCGAAGTAAATGCTGCTTACGATATTGGCGATGGAACATTTGGATATGGAGAATTTTCTGCATTAAGCCTTGACGGAACTGTTTATCAAATTCAGGAAGTTCCTGTTTCCGGTGGCATGTTTAGTTTAATTTCATTTAATTTGTTACCACGATATCCTGCATCTTCAACAATATTTGGAGATTTGAGCACTCTTGGAATAGTTTATACAGATGCAGGTGCAGCCATGATTCCATTATATGGAATAAATTCGATAGGCGATATTAATTTTAGAGATGGTTTCCATTTATTCAGTTCAGATCCTGATACTATACATTTTGAAGGAACTTTAATAAATCCATTGGAATGGAATATTACAGTTGAAGCAAACAAATGGAATTCAATTGCATTTCTCGGACAAGGAGCATTGGATATTACTTCAGCCTTCCCATCAGAAATGGTTGATTCTATAGATATTGTTCAAACATCTACCGGACAAATGTGGTCTCCTGCTTATGGTATAAATTCAATTGGAAATATGCTTCCGGGAGTTGGATATCAAATTGCATTAAATTCATATACAGATTATGTATTTTCATATCAAACAGGAGGAGCAATTTCTCAATCTAAAAGTCAAACCATTGAACCGGAGCATTTCAATTTTGTAAAAACAGGGCTTCCTTATTCAATAATTATTGAGAATCCTAAAATTGAGGGCGAACAGCTACAGATTGGCGATGAAATTGCAGTATTCGATGGCAATTTGTGTGTTGGAGCTGTGGTTTACGATGGCTCTGAAAGAATTTCACTTACAGCCTGGGAAAGAGAAAATACCTTCAATCTGCCCGGTTTCACTAAAAATAATGAAATTCAAATTAGAATATATTCAGTTCAAAACAACATAGAAATAGAAGCAGAAATAATTCCAATGAACGAGAGAGAAAATAACATAATATTTAAAGGCGAAAATTTCTCATATATTTCTGTAGATGCTAATGAACAAATTATTTTAAATTCTTCTGTCCAGGTATATCCAAATCCGTTTAAAACAATCACCCAGTTCAACTATTTTGTTTCAAGCGAATCATTCGTGAGCATAGAAATTTACGATATTGCCGGAACAAAAGTCAAAACACTTATCAGCCAAAAACAAGAAAAGGGTCGATATTCTATAATATGGGACGGCACAAACGATTCAAACAATAAATTACCAAACGGATATTACTTATTTGAATTTAATACTTTTGATACATCTCAGGTAAACAAGCTTTTATTAATGAAATAA